A genomic segment from Eubalaena glacialis isolate mEubGla1 chromosome 16, mEubGla1.1.hap2.+ XY, whole genome shotgun sequence encodes:
- the DIS3 gene encoding exosome complex exonuclease RRP44 isoform X1, translating into MLKSRTFLKKTRAGGVMKIVREHYLRDDIGCGASGCAACGGAHEGSVLEPQPLDRVSSVCPQPHYLLPDTNVLLHQIDVLEDPAIRNVIVLQTVLQEVRNRSAPVYKRIRDVTNNQEKHFYTFTNEHHRETYVEQLQGETSNDRNDRAIRVAAKWYNEHLKKMSAENQLRVIFITNDRKNKEKAIEEGIPAFTCEEYVKSLTAHPELIDRLACLSEEGNEIESGKIIFSEHLPLSKLQQGIKSGTYLQGTFRASRENYLEATVWVHGDTEDNKEIILQGLKNLNRAIHEDIVAVELLPKNQWVAPSSVVLLDEGQNEDDMEKEEERECILKTAVSEKMLKPTGRVVGIIRRNWRPYCGMLSKSDIKESRRHLFTPAEKRIPRIRIETRQASTLEGQRIIVAIDGWPRNSRYPNGHFVKNLGEVGDKETETEVLLLEHDVPHQPFSQAVLSLLPKMPWSITEKDMKNREDLRHLCVCSVDPPGCTDIDDALHCRELENGNLEVGVHIADVSYFIRPGNALDQESARRGTTVYLCEKRIDMVPELLSSNLCSLRSNVDRLAFSCIWEMNHNAEILKTRFTKSVINSKASLTYAEAQMRIDSAAMNDSITTSLRGLNKLAKILKKRRIENGALTLSSPEVRFHMDSETHDPIDLQTKELRETNSMVEEFMLLANISVAKKIHEEFSEHALLRRHPAPPPSNYEILVKAGKSKNLEIKTDTAKALADSLDRADSPTFPYLNTLLRILATRCMMQAVYFCSGMETDFHHYGLASPIYTHFTSPIRRYADIIVHRLLAVAVGADCTYPELTDKHKLADLCKNLNFRHKMAQYAQRASVAFHTQLFFKSKGIVSEEAYILFVRKNAIVVLIPKYGLEGTVFFEEKDKPKPRLTYDDEIPSLKIEDTVFHIFDKVKVKIMLDSSNLQHQKIRMSLVEPQIPGISVPTDTSNMDISEPERKKKKLQK; encoded by the exons ATGCTCAAGTCCAGGACTTTCTTAAAAAAGACGCGGGCGGGCGGCGTGATGAAGATCGTGCGCGAGCACTACTTGCGGGACGACATAGGCTGCGGTGCGTCTGGATGCGCGGCGTGCGGCGGTGCGCACGAGGGATCGGTCCTCGAGCCGCAGCCCCTGGATCGGGTCAGCAGCGTCTGCCCGCAGCCGCACTACTTGCTGCCTGACACCAACGTGCTGCTCCACCAG attgatGTCCTTGAGGACCCTGCCATCAGGAATGTCATTGTGCTACAAACAGTTCTCCAAGAAGTGAGAAATCGGAGTGCTCCGGTATATAAACGAATCCGAGATGTGACGAATAACCAGGAGAAGCATTTCTATACCTTTACTAACGAGCACCATAG AGAAACTTATGTAGAACAATTACAGGGAGAAACTTCTAATGACAGGAATGATAGAGCCATTCGAGTAGCAGCAAAGTGGTACAACGAACATTTGAAGAAAATGTCGGCAGAGAATCAGCTGCGAGTTATCTTCATAACCAATGacaggaaaaacaaagagaaagccaTAGAAGAAGGGATACCAGCTTTCACTT GTGAAGAATATGTAAAAAGCCTAACTGCTCACCCTGAACTCATAGATCGTCTTGCTTGTTTGTCTGAAGAAGGG AATGAAATAGAAagtggaaaaataatattttcagagCATCTTCCATTAAGTAAGCTACAACAAGGCATAAAATCTGGTACATACCTTCAAGGGACATTTAGAGCCAGCAGGGAAAATTACTTAGAAGCTACAGTCTGGGTTCATGGTGACACTGAAGACAATAAAGAG ATAATCTTACAAGGACTTAAAAATTTAAACCGAGCTATTCATGAAGATATTGTGGCTGTGGAGCTTCTTCCAAAGAATCAGTGGGTAGCACCATCTTCTGTGGTTTTACTTGACGAAGGTCAAAATGAAGATGAtatggagaaagaagaggagagagaatgcaTT CTTAAGACTGCTGTAAGTGAAAAAATGTTAAAGCCTACAGGTAGAGTTGTTGGAATAATAAGAAGGAACTGGAGACCATATTGTGGCATGCTTTCCAAGTCTGATATTAAAGAG TCACGAAGACATCTCTTTACTCCTGCTGAAAAGAGAATCCCTAGAATTCGGATAGAAACCAGACAGGCCTCTACATTAGAAGGGCAGAGAATTATTGTTGCTATTGATGGTTGGCCCAGAAATTCCAGATATCCAAAT GGACACTTTGTAAAAAATTTAGGTGAAGTCGGAGACAAAGAGACTGAAACAGAAGTTTTGTTACTTGAGCATGATGTTCCCCATCAGCCTTTCTCACAGGCTGTTCTTAGCCTTCTACCAAAGATGCCCTGGAGCATCACTGAGAAG GACATGAAAAACAGAGAAGACCTGAGACATCTGTGTGTTTGTAGTGTGGACCCCCCAGGATGTACTGATATAGATGATGCTCTCCATTGTAGAGAACTTGAAAATGGAAATTTGGAG gtTGGTGTTCATATTGCTGATGTTAGCTATTTTATTAGACCAGGAAATGCATTGGATCAAGAATCAGCTAGAAGGGGAACAACTGTGTATCTTTGTGAAAAG AGGATTGACATGGTTCCAGAGTTGCTTAGCTCTAACTTATGTTCCCTAAGATCTAACGTTGACAG GTTGGCATTTTCATGTATTTGGGAAATGAATCACAATGCCGAAATCTTAAAAACAAGGTTTACCAAAAGTGTCATTAATTCAAAG GCTTCCCTTACATACGCTGAAGCTCAGATGAGAATTGATTCAGCAGCCATGAATGATAGTATTACTACTAGTCTCCGTGGACTAAATAAACTagctaaaattttgaaaaaaagaagaattgaaaatgg GGCTTTGACTCTTTCTTCTCCAGAAGTTCGATTCCACATGGACAGTGAAACTCATGATCCCATAGATCTGCAGACCAAGGAACTTAG AGAAACAAATTCCATGGTGGAAGAATTTATGTTACTTGCCAACATCTCTGTTGCAAAAAAAATTCACGAAGAATTTTCTGAGCATGCTCTGCTTCGAAGACATCCTGCTCCCCCTCCATCAAATTATGAAATTCTTGTTAAGGCAGGTAAATCCAAG aatttggaaattaaaactgaTACAGCCAAGGCTTTGGCTGACTCTTTGGACCGGGCTGATTCACCTACCTTCCCATATCTAAACACCCTGTTAAGAATATTGGCAACTCGCTGCATGATGCAAGCTGTGTACTTCTGCTCTGGAATGGAGACTGATTTTCATCACTATGGCTTAGCATCCCCAATATACACACATTTTACTTCACCCATCCGAAG ATACGCAGACATCATCGTTCATCGGTTGTTGGCTGTGGCTGTCGGGGCCGACTGCACTTACCCAGAGTTGACAGACAAACACAAGCTTGCAGATTTATGTAAAAATCTCAATTTCCGGCACAAAATGGCACAGTACGCCCAGCGTGCATCTGTGGCTTTTCATACCCAG ttatttttcaaaagcaaaggAATAGTAAGTGAAGAAGCTTATATTCTATTTGTGAGAAAGAATGCTATTGTGGTGTTAATTCCAAAGTATGGTTTAGAAGGTACAGTGTTCTTTGAAGAAAAGGACAAACCAAAGCCACGGCTTACTTATGATGATGAG ATACCATCACTTAAAATAGAAGATACAGTgtttcatatatttgataaagttAAAGTGAAAATCATGTTAGACTCATCTAATCTTCAGCATCAGAAAATCCGAATGTCCCTGGTAGAACCACAG ATACCAGGAATAAGCGTTCCTACTGATACTTCAAACATGGACATTAGTGaaccagagagaaagaagaagaaacttcAAAAATAG
- the DIS3 gene encoding exosome complex exonuclease RRP44 isoform X2, giving the protein MSAENQLRVIFITNDRKNKEKAIEEGIPAFTCEEYVKSLTAHPELIDRLACLSEEGNEIESGKIIFSEHLPLSKLQQGIKSGTYLQGTFRASRENYLEATVWVHGDTEDNKEIILQGLKNLNRAIHEDIVAVELLPKNQWVAPSSVVLLDEGQNEDDMEKEEERECILKTAVSEKMLKPTGRVVGIIRRNWRPYCGMLSKSDIKESRRHLFTPAEKRIPRIRIETRQASTLEGQRIIVAIDGWPRNSRYPNGHFVKNLGEVGDKETETEVLLLEHDVPHQPFSQAVLSLLPKMPWSITEKDMKNREDLRHLCVCSVDPPGCTDIDDALHCRELENGNLEVGVHIADVSYFIRPGNALDQESARRGTTVYLCEKRIDMVPELLSSNLCSLRSNVDRLAFSCIWEMNHNAEILKTRFTKSVINSKASLTYAEAQMRIDSAAMNDSITTSLRGLNKLAKILKKRRIENGALTLSSPEVRFHMDSETHDPIDLQTKELRETNSMVEEFMLLANISVAKKIHEEFSEHALLRRHPAPPPSNYEILVKAGKSKNLEIKTDTAKALADSLDRADSPTFPYLNTLLRILATRCMMQAVYFCSGMETDFHHYGLASPIYTHFTSPIRRYADIIVHRLLAVAVGADCTYPELTDKHKLADLCKNLNFRHKMAQYAQRASVAFHTQLFFKSKGIVSEEAYILFVRKNAIVVLIPKYGLEGTVFFEEKDKPKPRLTYDDEIPSLKIEDTVFHIFDKVKVKIMLDSSNLQHQKIRMSLVEPQIPGISVPTDTSNMDISEPERKKKKLQK; this is encoded by the exons ATGTCGGCAGAGAATCAGCTGCGAGTTATCTTCATAACCAATGacaggaaaaacaaagagaaagccaTAGAAGAAGGGATACCAGCTTTCACTT GTGAAGAATATGTAAAAAGCCTAACTGCTCACCCTGAACTCATAGATCGTCTTGCTTGTTTGTCTGAAGAAGGG AATGAAATAGAAagtggaaaaataatattttcagagCATCTTCCATTAAGTAAGCTACAACAAGGCATAAAATCTGGTACATACCTTCAAGGGACATTTAGAGCCAGCAGGGAAAATTACTTAGAAGCTACAGTCTGGGTTCATGGTGACACTGAAGACAATAAAGAG ATAATCTTACAAGGACTTAAAAATTTAAACCGAGCTATTCATGAAGATATTGTGGCTGTGGAGCTTCTTCCAAAGAATCAGTGGGTAGCACCATCTTCTGTGGTTTTACTTGACGAAGGTCAAAATGAAGATGAtatggagaaagaagaggagagagaatgcaTT CTTAAGACTGCTGTAAGTGAAAAAATGTTAAAGCCTACAGGTAGAGTTGTTGGAATAATAAGAAGGAACTGGAGACCATATTGTGGCATGCTTTCCAAGTCTGATATTAAAGAG TCACGAAGACATCTCTTTACTCCTGCTGAAAAGAGAATCCCTAGAATTCGGATAGAAACCAGACAGGCCTCTACATTAGAAGGGCAGAGAATTATTGTTGCTATTGATGGTTGGCCCAGAAATTCCAGATATCCAAAT GGACACTTTGTAAAAAATTTAGGTGAAGTCGGAGACAAAGAGACTGAAACAGAAGTTTTGTTACTTGAGCATGATGTTCCCCATCAGCCTTTCTCACAGGCTGTTCTTAGCCTTCTACCAAAGATGCCCTGGAGCATCACTGAGAAG GACATGAAAAACAGAGAAGACCTGAGACATCTGTGTGTTTGTAGTGTGGACCCCCCAGGATGTACTGATATAGATGATGCTCTCCATTGTAGAGAACTTGAAAATGGAAATTTGGAG gtTGGTGTTCATATTGCTGATGTTAGCTATTTTATTAGACCAGGAAATGCATTGGATCAAGAATCAGCTAGAAGGGGAACAACTGTGTATCTTTGTGAAAAG AGGATTGACATGGTTCCAGAGTTGCTTAGCTCTAACTTATGTTCCCTAAGATCTAACGTTGACAG GTTGGCATTTTCATGTATTTGGGAAATGAATCACAATGCCGAAATCTTAAAAACAAGGTTTACCAAAAGTGTCATTAATTCAAAG GCTTCCCTTACATACGCTGAAGCTCAGATGAGAATTGATTCAGCAGCCATGAATGATAGTATTACTACTAGTCTCCGTGGACTAAATAAACTagctaaaattttgaaaaaaagaagaattgaaaatgg GGCTTTGACTCTTTCTTCTCCAGAAGTTCGATTCCACATGGACAGTGAAACTCATGATCCCATAGATCTGCAGACCAAGGAACTTAG AGAAACAAATTCCATGGTGGAAGAATTTATGTTACTTGCCAACATCTCTGTTGCAAAAAAAATTCACGAAGAATTTTCTGAGCATGCTCTGCTTCGAAGACATCCTGCTCCCCCTCCATCAAATTATGAAATTCTTGTTAAGGCAGGTAAATCCAAG aatttggaaattaaaactgaTACAGCCAAGGCTTTGGCTGACTCTTTGGACCGGGCTGATTCACCTACCTTCCCATATCTAAACACCCTGTTAAGAATATTGGCAACTCGCTGCATGATGCAAGCTGTGTACTTCTGCTCTGGAATGGAGACTGATTTTCATCACTATGGCTTAGCATCCCCAATATACACACATTTTACTTCACCCATCCGAAG ATACGCAGACATCATCGTTCATCGGTTGTTGGCTGTGGCTGTCGGGGCCGACTGCACTTACCCAGAGTTGACAGACAAACACAAGCTTGCAGATTTATGTAAAAATCTCAATTTCCGGCACAAAATGGCACAGTACGCCCAGCGTGCATCTGTGGCTTTTCATACCCAG ttatttttcaaaagcaaaggAATAGTAAGTGAAGAAGCTTATATTCTATTTGTGAGAAAGAATGCTATTGTGGTGTTAATTCCAAAGTATGGTTTAGAAGGTACAGTGTTCTTTGAAGAAAAGGACAAACCAAAGCCACGGCTTACTTATGATGATGAG ATACCATCACTTAAAATAGAAGATACAGTgtttcatatatttgataaagttAAAGTGAAAATCATGTTAGACTCATCTAATCTTCAGCATCAGAAAATCCGAATGTCCCTGGTAGAACCACAG ATACCAGGAATAAGCGTTCCTACTGATACTTCAAACATGGACATTAGTGaaccagagagaaagaagaagaaacttcAAAAATAG